The genomic DNA GCGCTCGGCTTCTTCAGCATCGGCGGCGGGGTAAGACCCATGGCGCCTTCGCCAGGAGCAGCGAGGAATGCGTTGTTGCCGTCCACGTATGCGCTATCCGGCACATTTTCGGACTGAGAAGAATACACGGCCCAAATCACGCGGCCCGGGTCTTCTTCGGATTCCTTGTTGATGGCCCAGAGTTCGATGGTCTCGATTTCATAAAGATACTTGTCTTTATCCATCTCGGATCCATCCTTGCACTTAGGACCATGACCGCTTTCCACGGCCGACTTCACATCTTCGGGCGCATGCGTAATGAGCTGCGCATCGGACTTGCAACGGAATGTCCACATTTCCTTGAAGTAGACATTCGGCTGGAAACCACCGCGGGCACCGATCACCAGGTAATCACCAGTGATAGCGAGCGAGAGGTTCAGAGCCTGCTGGTCCGGTTCCGGAGGCGTATCGTTGTCCATGTTCATCATGCTGCGTTCCGGCATGTTGATTTCAACGATAGCAAGCTTGGAGAAGGCGGTCATAGACAACAGCATAGGAATCAGGATAGTGAACAAGCCCATCGCCGGCAACAGGTCCGGTTCTTCAGGCTTGGCTGGTTTCTTAAGTTGTCTTGCCATGTTTTTATAACTCCGTTAAAATTATCTCTCTATCTTCGATTAAGCGAGGGAGTTGATAATCTTGAGGCCCTTTTCTTCCATTTCCTGGATGAGGCGTTCGGAGTTCATGTTGAGGAGACCCACGATGACCAGAAGAGGCACAGCGGAGAGAAGGCCGAGGAGCGTGGTACCCATAGCGATAGCGATACCGTCGGAAAGAGCCTTGGCACGTTCTGCAGCCGGTTTGTTAGCCACGGCGTCGAAGGTGAAGATCAGACCGTAAATCGTACCCATAAGTCCGAGCAACGTAGAGATGGAAGCCATCACCTGGATAATGCTGATATAACGAGTAAGACGGGGAGCTTCGGTCAGGAACACTGCGTCGCAAGCAGCAGACATGTTTTCGCGACCACCGTTACGGGCAGCAACGATTGCAGCCATCACGCGGGCGATCGGGAGCTTGGTTGCGTTGGCATAGCTCAGGGCTTCGTCATAGCGCTGGGCGGAAATGTGGGTGCCGAACTTAGCCAAGAAATCCTTACGGCCCTTAGCGCTCTTTACCATGATGTAAATAATGCGTTCGATAGAGAAACCGAGGCCAATCAGGAACACCACGAGGATGATCCACATGAACTGCCAACCATCGGATTCGGGGCTGAAGGATTGAAGCATTTTAGACATTAGAGTACTCCTTTATTGAGTGTTTTGGTTTATTTTGAAAATTCTTTGTTCATATTTAATCTTTTTTAGGGCAAAATTGGAGATTCAAATGCGTAAAATCTTATTTACTGCACATAAAAAGCCGTTTTTGCCCTAATAGAATAGGGGAACCCTATGAACTAGGTTCCCCGTAAAATTGTTTTTACCGCTACTTTTTCTTCTTCTTGGCCTTTTTCTTGGCCTTCGGAGCAGGAGCCGGAGCAGCTTCCGGTTCTTCGGCGGCTTCAGCAGGTTCGTCCATGGAAGCGTCTGCGCCACCCACAGAAGAGGTTGTCGAAGCGGAGCCAGCGTAGAGCTGCTTCTGGAGTTCGGCGAGTTCAGCCTTCAACTTTTCGTTTTCGGCCTTCGCATCCTTGATAATGTCGCGGTAGGTATTGATCTGTTCTTCCGGAGTCATGACTTCGGACTTAGCAATCTGTTCGAGACGAGCCTTCGTCTTGAAGTAGGCCGGATCGGAGAACAGGGTGGACGGGTCGAACTTTTCAATCTTGGTGTTCAAGGTCTCATTGTTCTCGTCAAGGCTCTTCAAGAGTTCGAAGAGCTTTTCAGTCCACTGGTTTTCGATGCCGTAGTGGGCCGCGGCCTTGATACCGGTTGCGCACTGCGGGACAGCGAGTTCCTTAGCACCGTTAGAACGGTTAGTCAATTCTTCACGGTAGGCTTCCAAGTCTTCGTGAACGGCTTCCATAGCGTCTTCCTTGACCATGCCTTCGTATTCCACGTATTCCTTCACAATGGAAGCGGAGTCCGGCAACGGAGAGTTGGCGAACGCGTCAGCCACTTCGACGAACACGGCGCAGCCCTGGTAGTACATTTCGATGTAGCCTTCTTCAGCTTCGATCACATCCTGGTTGTAGAAACCCTGGTCACGAGCGAGGTCGATGTTCTTCTGGAAGATCGGACGTGCCTGTTCGTAGTAGCTCGGGAGCTGCTGCACGATACCGATACGTTCGGCAAAGATTTCTTCTTCCTTCTTGCCGTTGAGTTCCTGTTCACGGATCTTGGCGGCCATGGTCACAAAGAGCATACCCATCTTGTTCGTGGCCTTGAAGGTCCAGCGTTCAGATGCGTAGGTAGCGGACTTCGAGTACTGGCTCATTGCCTTCTGGAGGATGTCCACCAACTGCTTGATGATCTTTGCCTTTTCCTTTTCCTTGCCCTTCAGGACAATCGGGTCCATCTTGTGGTATTCATATTCACCGAGGTAGAAGGCTGCTTCAGCCGGAACACCCGGATCGGCGTTCTTGATCTGCAGACCGTACTTGTCGTAGGCTTCGAGAGTCTTGCGGTAGTCTTCGACGGCCTTGTCTTCTTCCTTAAGTTCCATGTAGGCACGAGCGGCACCGATATAGGCAGCAATCAGCTTTTCCTTGTCGTCGTTGCCGTAGTTCTTGATGAAGAAGTGGTATTCCTGAGCAGCGAGATCCCACTTCTTTGCGTTGCC from uncultured Fibrobacter sp. includes the following:
- a CDS encoding biopolymer transporter ExbD — translated: MARQLKKPAKPEEPDLLPAMGLFTILIPMLLSMTAFSKLAIVEINMPERSMMNMDNDTPPEPDQQALNLSLAITGDYLVIGARGGFQPNVYFKEMWTFRCKSDAQLITHAPEDVKSAVESGHGPKCKDGSEMDKDKYLYEIETIELWAINKESEEDPGRVIWAVYSSQSENVPDSAYVDGNNAFLAAPGEGAMGLTPPPMLKKPSAGAVLATLTPNSARTLKPDVAAKNVIYPLSAYDLIAKDLIQIHTQFIDLEDVDNIIIVANDDTQFDKIIQLMDRAKEAGFSKINLAKLGG
- a CDS encoding MotA/TolQ/ExbB proton channel family protein; translated protein: MSKMLQSFSPESDGWQFMWIILVVFLIGLGFSIERIIYIMVKSAKGRKDFLAKFGTHISAQRYDEALSYANATKLPIARVMAAIVAARNGGRENMSAACDAVFLTEAPRLTRYISIIQVMASISTLLGLMGTIYGLIFTFDAVANKPAAERAKALSDGIAIAMGTTLLGLLSAVPLLVIVGLLNMNSERLIQEMEEKGLKIINSLA